The Chaetodon auriga isolate fChaAug3 chromosome 2, fChaAug3.hap1, whole genome shotgun sequence genome segment TGTGATGCACTACAGACCTtgcatgttttcactttttttttttataaatgtaTATTGATTTTACGCAATAAATATAATTGTATTgtttaagaaaaagaaaaaaaaaagtctttttagatgtttcccaaaccaaaaactgaaaataagtgtatgtgtatgtttgaaacaaacaaacaaatgtgtgcGTATAAACGATCATATAACCGAGCTGTGTTAccaagtgtgttttctttgggcTTTCTGACATGTCACTGTTTGGAGGGTGTACATAGACGCATTGCTACGACCTTATTCAAAGCATTtgccaataaataaaaaagctgCCTTTAAAACGCGTCTCTCGTCTTTTGTCCGTGAGGGGACTGACTGAGTGCTGGAAGACGTTTTCAGAGCCTTCAGTCACTATGAAATGTCCCTCAACCTGAGCAACTACATTATTTTTACTGTTGGAGCTTCTTTCATGACTTCATATCCAGTTAGTGAGTTTAGGCCAGTGGTGCCCAAGCTCGGGGTCGGGCCCCTCCAGAGGGTCACctgataaatctgaggggtcgtcaGATGAATGatgggaaagaagaaaacatcctGCTACACaacctgttttcagtttttacaccTCGACCTTAAGTAAAATGATAAAACTTTCCATCTTCAGACTTCGACTGATCGTTGAAATGAAACCATGCGAGAAGTTCAGAAGTAAAAACACTTTGGTGGAAGGTTTTAACTCGTTAGATGACGTCTTTTAATAgcttatattttttttatgtaaaatcttCATGCAAGAAgaacagctgtcaaataaatgaagcagaaaatattAACACTAAAAAGTACAACTAGCTCAAAGgtgcacagtacttgagtaaatgtacttcattaCTTTCCTCACGTTAAACAGTTTTCCGTTCACTGCAGCTGATTCTGAATGTTTCATCTCAAAAGAAAACATCGAACAGATAAAAAGAGggtgatttattttattttacaagaCAGACGAGACGAAACGTTGGTTAAGAAATATCCACCATGTTTGTAGTTCACTGCAGGCCTCTGACTCGTTTCACTCGTATTAGAGCTTCTGGGTGAACTGAAATCACTCTGACACTGCGACATCGAGCAAATTCAGACCTGAAGAGGGAAACTTGTTCAGACGGACTcttaaactttaaaatgaacGTCGGACCTTTTCCTTTAACAGTTTCCCGTTAAGAATTATGTTCAGACACATTCTTTATTCTACGGCGACTTTTTAAACGATTCAGGCACAGAAACAGATTTGATGCCGTGGTCACTTTTATCCAAACAGGGAGAAAACGTTCACTCAGATTTCTCCATGTTTGGTTAAAAATGATTCCCATTAGTGCCAcaaaagctgaaatgtcagaTAATTTGTATGTAAATGCTCAAATCGTCTCAGTGAAATTTCATTCTCCGTTCACCAACTTCAAGCCTCTGATCAGCCTCtcctttaaaaaatgacttccaAATGATCTCACAGTCAGCGTTGGAGCTGAGGAGGTGGATGTGCAGCTGAACCTGTTTCAGGTGTCAGGATATCCTACTGGAGAAGAGGACTAATCAGAGGGAAGATGAAACCAAATGTggaaaaaggcacaaaatgaTCTGTAACATGGCTGCAGGTGGGAGCGGTGAAGCGAGTGGTACTGTGTGGGAGGAGGCGTTCCGAGTCGAGACACCAGGTCCGGCGGCTTGTTCTGGCGGCTTCACGTGGGACCAGGCGAACCGCAGCTGAAGCTCTTCGATGGCAGGAAACGACAGGCGGCTTACGCCATGCTGAtgggaaacagagcagaggagacggaTGAAACCACGGGGGAACAGTTAACGGCTGCTGTTCCTGTAAGTCCTCATATCAGATTCAATGAGATACGGGAGACGGACTGTTTGTCCAAATGATTCAATTTTAGTTGCTGGGAAGAGAGCAcgatggaggtgtgtgtgtgtgtgtgtgtgtgtgtgtgtgtgtgtgtgtcagtcaccTGTCTATCAGCGAGTCCCTCATGCTGGTGGCGATGGCGGAGGCCTGTGCGTCGCTGAGTCTGAAGACGCTCTCgatgactgacagctctgtgCTGGTGGTGTCCAGCCCGCAGAATGCGCACCAGTCGTTGACCACCATCCCCGCTGCGATCACCTCACTGCCGCGGTTCACTGTGCCGGCCTGAACAGGAAGTTGTCTTTACTGTCGTGCACAAAATGTTACTTCCTGCCTCTGTGCTCTCCCGCTGATCGATGGAACAAACTATGAAATAACTGATGTCTCTCTCATCCActggctgacaggaagtgatgcgttTTATGGTTTCAGCCTCATTTGACCAGAAATATTGAAATTCTGTGAGCTGGCGTGTTGTGTGCATCGTtatctctctgctcctccaaacagcaactgtccaatcacagctcagtAGCATCAGCTGGCCTGAATTAAACTTTCACAGCTCTAAActgtaaatgttagcatgtctggctaactagctGACTATCTACAATAGTGACCCAGCATTGCATCCAAACGCAGCTGAGCTTTCACATCCTCTGTTGGTGGAAATGTGAGtctgaaacattttaattatccgactttttctgtttgtttatttgtaatGTGTTGCTGTGGGGTGAAGCAGCTCCACACTGAAGTacaagtaaataaaacaaaatgagtcACATGGGAACGTCTGCTGAGTCGGACTTCAGATGACTCACAGTTAattattagcattagctcaCATTAGCCACATGCAGACGGAAAGCTGGACAGGCACAGCAACAGTAActggatggagagggagggactctccatctcccccccccccccccccccccccgacccaCCAACCCGTCACTCACCACGAGGGGAACCTGGAGCAGAGACGACAGCTCGTCCTGGTCTTCTATCGACGTCTTCGGGTGGACGAGGCCTCCCTGGTTGCTGAATGCGCAGTAGGAGCCGACCAGGACCTGCTCTGCTACCGTCTGACGGAAAACCTCCACCTTCAGAGTGTCTGCGAGgatctcctctgtctcctgcaggggagggaggaggacgtGAGTGAGATCACCTGCACGTCAACTCGGGCTGAATCGATCAATATCAGTTATTGATCAGACTGAACCACTTTGGTTATGAAAGAAACCACAAACACTGGAGCTCAGCGTCTTTACTCAGTAACATTTCAATGTTTGGTTTCTGCTTTACAGCCATGAGCCGTCAACTGAGGTTTCCATCAGCTGGTCTGGAGCGAATAAGTAAGACTACACAAGCTGTTTGGCAACCGctaataaagaagaagaaacaaaaccagtcGGCATACGTGATTTATGGGAATACGTAGGAAGATGCCAACAGCTTCCCTTCTTCTACTTCCTCCTtacttcctttcttcttcctccttttcctaactcttctcctcatcctctctgagtagaaacagctgatcagtcgcTCATTATAGGTACCGCtgtcagttgtgtgtgtgtgcgtgcgcacgcAGTCGTCTCACCCTGTCGAGGTCGGGGTGGACCAGCGCTACGTAGTCGTTGCAGGCGATGACGTTCCCGAGCGCAGACAGCCTCTCCTCGACCATCTGGATCCTCACAGTGTCCGGCAGGCAGTTtctgatgtgctgcagctcctggtCTGTCGTGTTGTTGGGCACCAGAAGGCCGTGACGGTTACCtggtgacacacaaacagacgagTCATCAGGAACAGCGACGTGTTGGTCTGCGCTGGCGACGCCTTAAAGGACCACATTCCTCAAGAAACCAATCATGAATAAGCATCTCTGGACATCAgcacactgtaaaatgtttagCTTTGTTTTGCCTGTTGGCTTTCAGAGGCCACATGAAAGAGCAAACAAGCttaaggactgtgtgtgtgtgtgtgtgtgtgtgtgtgtgtgtgtgtgtgtgtgtgtgtgcgcactcagAGCATgactcacccacacacatccTCCCGATGATGCGACAGCCTGCTATGGAGGCGTGAACCACTGGGATGGTTTCTGACAATTCTCCTTCGAacacactgcagccacacaaacaacaacagctcgTCAGTCACCTCAGCTCTGCGTGGACACCAGCAGGACCTGGACCCGCTGTCCCGTCCGGTCCTGGACCAGCTGTCCACACATCACTCAGCCAGCAGACAGATGAGTCCTTCACATAAAACCTTCATCTGTAGAATCAGTTTGACTTTTACTCCAAACAGACTAAACTGCAGACTGGTTTGACGCAGCAGGAGCCAGTTCAAACACAGATTACACAGTGAGGTTTGGTCTGGAGGGGTCTCCATGCTGCAGAATACGGCACATTCATCTGACGGagatgttaatgtgtgtgtgtgtgtgtgtgtgtgtgtgtgatggtagCAGAGCTGCAAAGACTGGTCAATTAGTCAATCAAAAATGAACCCCCAGTCACTTTGATAATCGATTGATGGTTTCAGTCACATTTGCTGGTTGCAGCTTccgatttgctgcttttcttcgtCATTTTTGGCAGTGAATTAAGAGATTGGGGTTTTGGACAGTTGGTTTGAAGAAATAAACACGTTTACAGGCCGGTCACTGAAGCAAACTGCCCCGTTCATGAAGTGCTTATATAACTCACTCACTGAAAGTATATTAAAGCTGAATTCATACAGAATCACAGGCATGGCTGctctgagtgacagctagctgctggCGTTCAGTaacaggcttcattcagccgcctcagctccacctctttgcctttttttggattagctgggagtttggtggagtcgGGCCGAGATGGTGACGGAGGGAGTCACCGAGCGTCACTATGACTTCAGAAACCTGTTTGATGGAGTCTGTGATAACAACCTTTACAGTGCTGGACAAACTGTACAATTACAAGCCTGATTTCGAAAGAGTCgtgactgtaaaacacaaataaaacaggatgtgatcacctgatctgatcctctgtcacaaactgacctgaaatcagctcaaactcagtatatttaatgtttttcctcatcagcttcattgatttctgtaaatatctgcttattgtgaatctgatgcagcaacacgtttcacagactgggaaagatgtggttcaccactttgtgaacacatgattggatgaaggagatgaacacatgaactcagataCACTTGagaaagctgctgtcagtgaacacagtttgattattgatgatcgATTCTGGTTTATTGATGTTTCACAGAGTTCAGACTTTTAGAATCAGGGTGACGACAGTGTTTCTAAATAACACCAAACTGAgtttcacatttctgtgctgcaCTTACTTGGTACAACTCGGTCGACACACACACGGATGACGATACGTGTGCGATAAACTAACAACAGACTGAGCTATACGTTTTGGTAAAATTCGGGGACCTGAGTGAATGTTTAAAACTAAAGAGTGGAGAAATCTTAACACGAATGAAGGAGGTCTGACATAAGACAGACATTCAGTATTCATGCTCACTGGAGTAATGatggttttctgttttattattgtgaATGAAGACACACAGGCAGCTACATGTGAGTGAGgacagcagctgaagatgaagcCGACTCTCACCCTCCATGATTAACTCACCACCCTGAAGTCCACTGCCATCATCAGTAACCTGATGTGTAACTATATCCCATAATGTCTCTGAGAATTCTACAAACCTGTGCGTCCACATTAATGCTATTTAAAGAAATGATCTGTGTTTCAGGTATCTGTGTACTTTGTCATCAACAATAACTCACCTCACACAACACCACACCTCATCTTACATAAAGTCAGTGATAAAGATTGCACTCAGATGTCATCAGCCTCAGGTCTGCTCACAGCACTGCAGGCTAATTTAGCCTCCATGCTACTCAAACCCACTGAATCAAGCTGATGCGACTGTCTGACCTGAATAGAAATCACGTGACACAAAGGGTAAAGTTTCACCTGTAGAAGTTCTCTGAGCCGCCGATGGCCACCAGGCAGTATGTGTTGGTCAGTTTGGCGAAGCAGCCGACCTCGTTGTTTTTCTCAAACGATGCTCTCACGGCCATGACGAAGAAGAGGGTTAACTTCTGATCCTGGAACAGCACATGTTGTTTGAATAACGCTGAGCTTTGTTCACAGCGATGAACTGACGGTTATCACGACATTTAGTGAGTTTGTGAATAAAATAATTTACGAGTTGACCAGCGGTGACAGTCCAGCTATCAACGCTAGCTGCTAGCTCGTTAACTAGCgagctagcagctagctagtTAGTTTTCTTAAGATTACCGTTTAGCGACAGGAGACAGGAAACAAGTCACGTCAGCTCACGTCGATGGACAGTTCGATTAAATACGCGACGAAGTTTGTCTTAAATAACTGACAATATTTAGTTAAAATGGGATTAAATTGATTACCTGAGTTAGGTCCGTGGGTACACAGCATGCGTGGTGACTCCCCTTCTACCGCACGTGTTCACTTCCGCTTCTGGGTTAACGTGATGACGTAGCACGCACCATGCGTTCCAAACTCCAGGAGCGAAAAGGAAAGTTTCTCCATCGGCAAAGATACGACACTGAATTTATCCTGTTTACAATGTGTTTCAGTGATTTCAGACAGATATTCGTGGACTAGTCATGAAAACATCTCCACTTCATTCCAGTGTGTTTATTCCAGGACGTTTTGAGCTCATTTAGAGACCTTTTTTACAGAACAACACGATATATTATAAATGTTATTACTATCAATTAATGTTGTTCATTTTATTAGAAATATCataaagcaaaagcaaaaagcaaagcaaatctCAAGCAAAATAGCAAAACTAATTTCATTCTTATAATGACTTTAAATGACACAGGACTCAGAACTCCAACATATCAGTTGACAGAAGGATTGTTAGTGTGAGAAATAGTTTGCTCTGTGTCAGATCTTCAAATGTAAAAGTCTGTTCTTTGACTGGTGACTTTGAAATGACATTCCTCATTGTCTGCTGTAATCTGTACATTTCATTAAAACCTTTAAGAGAATAATGATCACAAAGTAAGCTAAAAGCCACTTTGGAAAATAATTCAGAAAAGATCAACGTTTCTGAACATTAGAAATAAGTTATCACGCAAACATCAGGTGGTTAATAaacagtactgtatgtgtgcaggtcTATATGCAATCTGCAGCCTGCTTGGTTCTATATTTGACAATGATGGACAATATATGGATATTATTGATAAACCTGTACAAACTAGTAATCCTCCTGCCTttcaaatcctcacatctgccTCCATCAGATGTTTAATGCTGCTTCCTCCCATCAGCTGCTGCCCAAACACTGAACTGAGAAGGAAacgtttaaaaaaataaataaatctctgAACCGTCTTCTCTTTTCGGCAGTCTGCACAGCAACTGCCGGCGCGGcgggc includes the following:
- the eif6 gene encoding eukaryotic translation initiation factor 6: MAVRASFEKNNEVGCFAKLTNTYCLVAIGGSENFYSVFEGELSETIPVVHASIAGCRIIGRMCVGNRHGLLVPNNTTDQELQHIRNCLPDTVRIQMVEERLSALGNVIACNDYVALVHPDLDRETEEILADTLKVEVFRQTVAEQVLVGSYCAFSNQGGLVHPKTSIEDQDELSSLLQVPLVAGTVNRGSEVIAAGMVVNDWCAFCGLDTTSTELSVIESVFRLSDAQASAIATSMRDSLIDSMA